Genomic window (Leptotrichia sp. oral taxon 212):
ATTTCATATTTTTCATGAACTTCCCTGCCACTTATCCTGACTTTCCCTTTTTTCCAAAGCCTGATTACATAATCATCCCAGCCGCCATACTTTATTTCTTTTCCAAAGCATATGTTTCTCAGTTTTATTTTATATACATCGAAATCTGAATTCCCATTTATTATATCCTTTATTTTATCCTTCAGTTCTGCAGATACGACTTCATCAGCATCGATTAAAAGAATCCATTCGCCACTGCATTTTTCAAGTACTGAATTTTTCTGCGGACCGTATCCTTTCCATTTCTCAACAAAAACTTCGGCTCCTTTAACCTTTGCAATTTCTGCTGTCCTGTCAGAGCTTTCACTGTCCACCACTATTATTTCATCAGCTATTTCCTTTACGGAATCCAGCGTTTTTCCTATTCTGTTTTCCTCATTATACGTTATTATCCCTACTGATAATTTCATCGGATTTCCCCTTAATTCTAATTTTTTACCTTCTGGTTTCTAAAATCATCTCTTATTATCTGAAAATATATTCCTAATTTCTTTATATATTTCTTTATTCCCTTGAGATGTTTTGTTTTCAGAAATAAAAACGGTCTGCTTCCCTTCCATGAATGATGCCACCAGTGAATTGCATATGTATTACCGGTTAACATGCTTTCACTGAATTTCTGTTTTGGCAGGAAAGGATAGAAGTATTCCTTTCTATACACGTATATTCCATTTTTCTCATCTTTTATTTCATCTTTTGAAAAATCACACATAAAATAATTCTTAAGTATGTACTTTGTTATTTGCGGCAAAGTAAATAAAGGACTTGAATATATTTCGTTATCATAAAAATTTATCATTTTTTTCAGAAATTCGCTTTTAGCGGCAACTCCGAAAAGTCCCATTCCTATTCCGTCATCACTTTCATATCCTGTAAAAAATTCTATATTTTCATTGTCAAACAGCGAAGAAAAATCCTTCAGTATTTCCATATCCGTATCCAGATATATTCCGCCATTTTCATATAAATAATGAATTCTCACATAATCGGCAATATATGCCCAAAGTTTTCTTTTATAGCATTCCCTTAAAAAACTGTTTCTTTCTATATGATTTTTTAAATCAAAATTTTTCTCATTTATTTCAACAATTTCATAATCCGGCAATTTTTCCTGCCAGGATTTCAGACACTTGTGAAAAATCTCAGGCTTTTCATCATTCCCTATCCAGACATAATGAAGCCTTTTAGGTATCTGTGCCATCATTTATCCTCTCTTCGCTTTAAACTTATTCCTACATTTTTTCAGGAAATTTCCTCCTGTATAATACACTCCTCCTGTATAGTACAGTATATACAGCTCCACATTTTCAAACTTTTTTGATTTTATCTTGAAAAGATAATCTCTGCAGTCTTTCCTGAACTGCCTGTATATCTTCTTAAACACATCATTTCTTCCACACTGTACAGCTTTTTTCATTGAACTTTTATAGTATCTCTTTATCATGTAGAATATTATCTCTTTTGTTTCAGAATCTTTTTCATCCCTGTATCTTTCAAGAAGCTCCTTTGCATTTTCAAAAATATCTTCTGCATGGGTTATATTCAGAACCGACATTATGCTTCCACTTCTGGCCCTGTAATTTCCAAATATTTCATCTATTATTTTAAGCTTTTCTGCATGATAGAACACATCTATTGAAAACACTTCATCTTCATTGGATCTTCTTCCTGTAGGAAAATAAATACCGTTGTCCATAAGCAGCTTTCTGCTGTACAGATATATCGGAAGTCTTACATTCCAGAATTTTCCCTTTATTGATTTTATCATATATTCTTTTCCTGAAACTGTCTTACCGATAAGTTCCCTTGGAATTCTCTCATCCAGAACTTCTTCCTTTGTGAATTCACTGTAGGCTTTTTCCTTTCCTACTACGATATCTGTTTTTTCTCCGCTTTTATAGTCATCTTCAAGCTGCCTTATTATTTTCTCAAATGAAACCGTATCAACCCAGTCATCACTGTCGAGAAAATATATGTAGTCCCCTGTGCTCGCCTTGATTCCTGTATTTCTGGCTGCACTTGCACCCTGATTTTCCTGCGTTATGACTTTTATTCTATCATGATTTTCAGTATATTCTTCAAGTATATCCTTTGTCCTGTCAGTAGAACCGTCATTCACTGCTATTATCTCAGTTTCAATGTTTTTTATGTTCATCACACTGTCAATACATTGTCTTATATATTCTTCTGTATTATATACAGGTATTATAATACTTAACTTCATTTGAAACTCCTTTTGAAAATATTTATGAAGATTTTATTTTTTTTATTTTCTTGTCTATGCTTTTCTTTATTCTCGTAATTATTTTCTGTAATTTATTTTCACCATGTCCAGCCAGAAATTTTCTGTAATTCTTTCTAAAAACGGCATTTTCCTTTTTATATTCCTTTGAATACTTTATTATAATCTTATACAGCCTGTGAATTTCATCTTCCAGAAGCTTCTTTGTCCTGCTGTCTGTTTCAGCCAGCATAAAATCATAAATTTCATTTATATTTTTTTCCATATCCTGATAGTTTTTCAGGGATTTTGTCGACATGATGCTTTTTTCACGCTGCAGGTAATTATAGTAATAAATCCCATAAAATCTTACCTTTGACGCCTTCAAAAGCGTTTCAACCGTAAAAATCTCATCTTCATGCATTCTTCCTTTTTTAAAAAATATGCCGTTATCCAGTAAAAATTCCCTTCTGAATAAATCATCCCAGACTTCAGGGCCGTGCATATCATTTCTATACATTATATCAAAATATTCTTTCCCTGTTCTTATTTCTCCCTTATCATAATTTCTTATTTCTGTCAAACATTCCAGTTCCGTTTCAGTTCCATTGTTTTTCTCAATGATTTTTTTATATCTTCCTATTCCGATGTCTACCTTGTCCTTTATGGTTTCATTTATAAATTTTTCATAATTTTCCGTATCTACAAAATCATCACTGTCTATAAAGGAAATATACTCTCCTTTTGCCACTTTAAGACCGTTATTTCTTGCTTCGCTAAG
Coding sequences:
- a CDS encoding glycosyltransferase family 32 protein, with protein sequence MMAQIPKRLHYVWIGNDEKPEIFHKCLKSWQEKLPDYEIVEINEKNFDLKNHIERNSFLRECYKRKLWAYIADYVRIHYLYENGGIYLDTDMEILKDFSSLFDNENIEFFTGYESDDGIGMGLFGVAAKSEFLKKMINFYDNEIYSSPLFTLPQITKYILKNYFMCDFSKDEIKDEKNGIYVYRKEYFYPFLPKQKFSESMLTGNTYAIHWWHHSWKGSRPFLFLKTKHLKGIKKYIKKLGIYFQIIRDDFRNQKVKN
- a CDS encoding glycosyltransferase, whose amino-acid sequence is MSALKLSIIVPVYNVERYLEKCLKSLCGLKIENEIIIINDGTKDGSLQIVERFRENHKNENIIIISQENQGLSEARNNGLKVAKGEYISFIDSDDFVDTENYEKFINETIKDKVDIGIGRYKKIIEKNNGTETELECLTEIRNYDKGEIRTGKEYFDIMYRNDMHGPEVWDDLFRREFLLDNGIFFKKGRMHEDEIFTVETLLKASKVRFYGIYYYNYLQREKSIMSTKSLKNYQDMEKNINEIYDFMLAETDSRTKKLLEDEIHRLYKIIIKYSKEYKKENAVFRKNYRKFLAGHGENKLQKIITRIKKSIDKKIKKIKSS
- a CDS encoding glycosyltransferase; translation: MKLSIIIPVYNTEEYIRQCIDSVMNIKNIETEIIAVNDGSTDRTKDILEEYTENHDRIKVITQENQGASAARNTGIKASTGDYIYFLDSDDWVDTVSFEKIIRQLEDDYKSGEKTDIVVGKEKAYSEFTKEEVLDERIPRELIGKTVSGKEYMIKSIKGKFWNVRLPIYLYSRKLLMDNGIYFPTGRRSNEDEVFSIDVFYHAEKLKIIDEIFGNYRARSGSIMSVLNITHAEDIFENAKELLERYRDEKDSETKEIIFYMIKRYYKSSMKKAVQCGRNDVFKKIYRQFRKDCRDYLFKIKSKKFENVELYILYYTGGVYYTGGNFLKKCRNKFKAKRG